The following coding sequences are from one Shewanella eurypsychrophilus window:
- a CDS encoding OmpA family protein, whose product MKLLRPISILCKFSALSLLATSSFLALAEGTYQSDSNPHTTDDNFFYLGAKGGWVNYQNACEASAVDCDADDSAWGGFFGYQFHRNWGVEAGYNDFGQASAIYPESGLLNEYIGTMKGWEFSVKGNLPLTDNLDLFGKAGTLKWDGNNVGPYSNQSDDDWAPMVGIGLEYKLTPSWVARVEYQYFDSVGSDLLGGSNIHFTSLGLSYRFGQTATNKPAAVKPIKEVKPVVVIMPPKPLILPKITQVVHFEFDSSVPIQTDALVKVAERLNRYQNARVTIQGYTDSVGASQYNMKLSKRRAESVATYLKELGVDGEQISIEALGETLPEVDNETTEHRANNRRVYLTLPALNIPQEQNKPAH is encoded by the coding sequence ATGAAACTGTTGAGACCCATTTCTATTTTGTGTAAATTTTCGGCTTTATCTTTACTAGCCACAAGTTCATTTCTAGCCTTGGCTGAAGGCACATATCAGTCCGATTCAAATCCACACACTACAGATGACAACTTTTTTTATCTTGGCGCTAAAGGTGGTTGGGTTAATTATCAAAATGCTTGTGAAGCTTCTGCTGTCGACTGCGATGCTGATGACAGTGCTTGGGGCGGATTTTTTGGATATCAATTTCACCGCAACTGGGGAGTTGAAGCTGGCTATAATGATTTTGGCCAAGCATCAGCTATTTACCCTGAGAGCGGGCTGCTCAACGAATATATTGGCACCATGAAAGGCTGGGAATTTTCAGTTAAAGGAAACCTACCACTGACCGACAACCTGGATCTGTTTGGTAAAGCCGGGACATTGAAGTGGGATGGCAATAACGTGGGACCTTATTCAAATCAAAGTGATGATGATTGGGCACCTATGGTGGGTATAGGGCTTGAATATAAGTTGACTCCATCTTGGGTTGCCAGAGTTGAATATCAATATTTTGACTCGGTAGGCAGCGATCTGCTTGGTGGGAGTAATATTCATTTTACCAGTCTAGGGCTGAGTTATCGTTTCGGTCAAACAGCGACTAACAAGCCTGCAGCCGTGAAGCCGATAAAAGAGGTTAAGCCGGTTGTTGTCATTATGCCGCCCAAGCCACTTATATTGCCTAAAATCACTCAAGTTGTTCATTTCGAGTTTGATAGTAGCGTACCAATCCAAACTGATGCTTTAGTTAAGGTCGCTGAAAGGTTAAATCGTTACCAGAACGCCAGAGTCACCATTCAAGGTTATACGGATTCAGTAGGCGCCTCTCAATACAATATGAAGTTGTCAAAGAGACGTGCTGAATCTGTGGCAACATATTTGAAAGAGCTCGGCGTTGATGGGGAGCAGATCAGTATTGAGGCACTGGGTGAGACTTTACCTGAAGTGGATAATGAAACCACTGAACACAGAGCCAACAATCGTAGGGTTTATTTAACGTTACCGGCGCTAAATATCCCTCAAGAACAAAATAAGCCAGCACACTAA
- a CDS encoding DEAD/DEAH box helicase — MQFTDFSLDKRLLDTLGHMGIATPTEIQQQAIPVGLSGKDLMASSKTGSGKTLAFLLPAMQRIISTRALSKKDPRVLILLPTRELANQVYSQLRLLVANTQYKAIKILGGENFNDQAKSLARDPHFVVATPGRLADHLAQRHLHLNGLELLILDEADRMLDLGFADQLKAINNAADHKRRQTLMFSATLDHGEINDIAAELLKSPVHIAVGAGNVENLDITQRIFLADHLDHKEALLNHILKNEPHKQIIIFTATREDTDRLAAKLAEGGFNTAALSGNLKQSARSQIMDQFSRGLQQILVTTDVASRGLDLLNVSLVINFDMPKFAEEYVHRIGRTGRAGAKGDAISLVGPKDWLSYKQVQQFLKKSFDLSVIDGLAAKFSGLKDKPKTKKKTKTTAKRAPANKAKNRAKAKPKQLDKRFITGVDVGDAPMLRKPKSKLQETPE, encoded by the coding sequence TTGCAATTTACCGATTTTTCACTGGATAAACGTCTGTTAGATACCTTAGGTCATATGGGCATTGCAACGCCTACAGAGATCCAACAGCAGGCTATACCAGTCGGTCTATCAGGAAAAGACCTGATGGCGTCATCAAAAACAGGCTCAGGTAAAACCTTAGCGTTTTTGCTTCCGGCGATGCAGAGGATCATTTCCACTAGAGCATTGAGTAAAAAAGACCCTAGGGTCTTGATATTACTGCCAACTCGCGAGCTGGCTAATCAGGTATACAGTCAGCTACGACTTTTAGTTGCCAATACACAATACAAAGCAATTAAGATATTGGGCGGTGAAAACTTTAATGATCAAGCCAAGTCTTTAGCTCGCGATCCACACTTTGTTGTGGCAACACCAGGTCGTTTAGCCGATCACTTAGCCCAACGCCACTTACATTTGAATGGCCTAGAGCTACTTATCTTAGATGAAGCCGATCGTATGCTAGATCTTGGTTTTGCCGACCAGCTAAAAGCGATTAACAACGCCGCCGATCATAAACGTCGTCAAACTTTAATGTTTTCCGCCACTCTGGATCATGGTGAGATTAATGACATTGCCGCCGAACTACTTAAGTCTCCAGTGCATATTGCAGTGGGAGCGGGTAATGTCGAAAACTTAGATATTACTCAGCGTATCTTTCTTGCGGATCATTTAGATCATAAAGAAGCGTTACTCAATCATATTTTGAAGAATGAGCCGCATAAGCAGATCATTATTTTTACTGCTACCCGTGAAGACACAGATAGATTAGCCGCTAAGTTGGCAGAAGGTGGCTTTAACACTGCAGCACTCAGCGGTAATTTAAAACAATCGGCTCGTAGCCAGATCATGGATCAGTTTAGCCGTGGCCTACAGCAGATATTAGTGACCACAGATGTCGCATCTCGTGGACTCGATCTGTTAAATGTCTCTTTGGTGATCAATTTTGATATGCCGAAATTCGCTGAGGAATATGTTCACCGAATTGGCCGTACTGGTCGAGCTGGCGCTAAAGGAGATGCAATCTCTTTGGTCGGTCCTAAAGATTGGCTGAGTTATAAGCAAGTACAGCAATTCCTTAAGAAGAGCTTTGACCTCAGTGTTATCGATGGTTTAGCCGCTAAGTTCTCAGGTTTGAAAGATAAGCCTAAGACGAAGAAGAAAACCAAGACAACGGCAAAGAGAGCCCCAGCGAACAAAGCCAAAAATAGAGCTAAGGCTAAACCTAAACAGCTAGATAAACGTTTTATTACCGGTGTCGATGTTGGTGATGCGCCTATGCTTAGAAAACCAAAATCTAAGCTTCAGGAAACACCAGAGTAA
- a CDS encoding helix-turn-helix domain-containing protein produces MKTVLFNTHDIVLIITIYQCVLFAFFLLSFRKGNKHNNVLLALFLLSYAAIPLDTLINYGEAFRGYILNVSPNMFKVFGYAYWLEAVLLLFYVRSLIYKEFIFKKHDFLLFVPLIIYITYDINDWYLLDSATKITTLSNFHPADEPLQSRFIGLFRECFRLFCGVLCLIELQGYQKKIKDCFADIETVSLTWLKILVIGFLFIRTDAILVSLAMFSSFEFDLIINYEVLGLISNYTVLLLISVLIFFSLRHSSVFKGIEQPREQTSLKVDKHPIDLDIVNKILGVMKTQKPYLNHLLTLENLANQLELPPRYLSQIINRHFKQNFFEFINSYRIDESKQLLQMSENSRVTMLKIMELAGFNSKATFNTFFKKTVGLTPTQFRKEYHKTQQEAAA; encoded by the coding sequence ATGAAAACAGTGCTGTTTAACACTCACGATATTGTGCTTATTATCACTATTTATCAGTGTGTGTTATTTGCTTTTTTCCTGCTGTCCTTCAGAAAAGGCAATAAGCACAATAATGTTCTGCTGGCCCTTTTTCTGCTGTCATATGCTGCTATTCCTCTCGATACCTTAATCAATTATGGCGAGGCATTTAGAGGTTATATTCTCAATGTCTCTCCCAATATGTTTAAGGTATTCGGTTACGCTTATTGGCTTGAAGCTGTACTGTTACTGTTTTATGTTCGCTCCTTAATCTATAAAGAGTTTATTTTTAAAAAGCATGATTTTTTGCTTTTTGTCCCTTTGATTATCTATATCACCTATGACATTAACGACTGGTATTTACTAGATAGCGCCACAAAAATCACCACCCTTAGCAATTTCCATCCTGCCGATGAGCCTTTGCAATCACGTTTTATTGGGCTATTTAGAGAATGTTTTAGACTATTTTGTGGAGTACTGTGCTTAATTGAGCTACAAGGCTATCAAAAGAAAATCAAAGACTGTTTTGCCGATATAGAAACGGTTTCCCTTACCTGGCTCAAAATATTGGTTATTGGCTTTCTCTTTATTCGCACCGATGCAATATTGGTTTCGCTAGCCATGTTCTCTTCGTTCGAGTTCGACCTTATTATCAATTATGAAGTATTAGGCCTTATCTCAAACTACACCGTTTTACTGCTGATCAGTGTGCTTATTTTCTTCAGCCTTAGGCATTCAAGCGTCTTCAAGGGAATAGAACAACCAAGGGAACAAACCAGCCTGAAAGTTGATAAACACCCTATAGACCTTGATATTGTCAACAAGATCTTAGGGGTTATGAAAACTCAAAAGCCCTACCTAAATCACCTGCTGACGCTAGAAAACCTAGCGAATCAATTAGAGCTCCCGCCGCGCTATCTTTCTCAGATAATTAATCGACATTTTAAGCAGAACTTCTTTGAATTCATCAATAGTTACCGTATCGATGAGAGTAAACAGCTGCTGCAGATGAGTGAAAACAGCCGGGTGACTATGCTCAAAATAATGGAGCTGGCTGGGTTTAACAGTAAAGCGACCTTCAATACCTTCTTCAAGAAAACTGTAGGACTGACGCCGACTCAATTTCGAAAGGAGTACCATAAAACACAACAAGAAGCGGCCGCTTGA
- the rssA gene encoding patatin-like phospholipase RssA: MAKIGIALGSGAAKGWAHIGVLNGLAKMGIYPDKVSGCSIGALVGAAYANDQLDDLEKWVRSFSSWDVLGLMDLSWRKGGLIGGDKVFDVIQNHIGDLQIEQLKKPLIAVATDLYSGQEIWFKEGDLRHAIRASCSMPGILPPVKVGERWLVDGAVVNPVPVSVSRAMEVDLVIAVDLNGQRRGRMQVLPVDMTCNKPSAEESEKALQHSDTGFMDLLARGRDYVTHLTDKFSSGKESNPGMLAVMSQSMDILEQRHKRARLMGDPPDICLVPDLGDIGTMEFHRAEEAIKAGELAVEQARHQIEAILSGH, from the coding sequence GTGGCTAAAATTGGAATTGCGTTAGGCAGTGGCGCAGCTAAAGGTTGGGCACATATTGGCGTGCTTAACGGGTTGGCAAAAATGGGCATCTACCCGGATAAAGTGTCTGGTTGCTCCATAGGTGCGCTTGTTGGAGCCGCTTATGCTAATGACCAACTCGATGATCTTGAAAAGTGGGTGAGAAGCTTCTCAAGCTGGGATGTATTGGGACTGATGGATTTAAGCTGGCGTAAAGGTGGCTTAATTGGTGGTGATAAAGTGTTTGATGTTATTCAAAACCATATTGGTGACCTACAGATAGAACAGCTGAAAAAGCCCCTTATTGCAGTGGCCACCGATCTTTACTCTGGCCAAGAGATCTGGTTTAAGGAGGGAGACCTTCGCCATGCTATTCGTGCATCTTGTTCTATGCCAGGCATATTACCCCCAGTGAAAGTGGGCGAGCGGTGGCTTGTTGATGGTGCAGTGGTCAACCCTGTTCCCGTTTCGGTCAGCAGAGCGATGGAGGTCGATCTGGTTATTGCTGTCGATCTGAACGGGCAACGTCGTGGCCGAATGCAGGTATTGCCTGTCGATATGACTTGTAACAAACCTTCGGCTGAAGAGAGTGAGAAAGCACTACAACATTCTGATACAGGGTTTATGGATCTACTCGCTCGTGGGAGAGACTATGTCACTCACCTCACTGATAAGTTCTCTTCGGGTAAAGAGTCTAATCCTGGCATGTTAGCTGTTATGTCGCAGTCTATGGATATTCTCGAGCAGCGTCATAAACGTGCCAGATTGATGGGTGATCCACCGGATATCTGTTTAGTCCCTGATTTAGGTGATATAGGGACGATGGAATTTCACCGAGCAGAAGAAGCAATCAAAGCGGGTGAGTTGGCTGTTGAGCAAGCTAGACATCAGATTGAAGCGATTCTTAGTGGTCATTGA
- a CDS encoding NADP-dependent oxidoreductase: MNANQIVLHSRPEGMPVAANFKQVSVELPALEQGEFLVKNLWMSVDPYMRGRMIDRESYIAPFIIGQVLEGGSIGEIIKSNNEAFPVGSKVSAMNGWRSHYVTDGADHTLLPQTPINESHFLGVLGMPGMTAWTGLNKIANLKEGETLFVSGAAGAVGSIVCQLGKLMGAKVIASVGSDDKAQHLSKLGVDAVINYKTTKDLSQSLSDAAPQGIDVYFENVGGEHLTAALNNMNDHGRIAVCGMISQYNDTTPTPGPNNLAMIIIKKLKIEGFIVFEHWDSYPQFAKKMGQWLATDAIKAEQTVYEGLEKAPEAFIGLFEGKNRGKMLVSLK; this comes from the coding sequence ATGAACGCCAATCAAATTGTTTTACACTCTCGCCCTGAAGGTATGCCAGTTGCAGCTAACTTCAAGCAGGTCTCTGTTGAGCTACCAGCACTGGAGCAAGGTGAGTTTCTGGTAAAAAACTTATGGATGTCAGTCGATCCTTATATGCGTGGACGTATGATTGACAGAGAAAGTTACATCGCTCCCTTCATTATTGGCCAAGTGCTAGAGGGCGGTTCGATCGGAGAAATCATCAAATCTAACAATGAAGCCTTCCCTGTAGGCAGTAAAGTCAGCGCGATGAATGGATGGCGTAGCCACTATGTCACCGATGGTGCAGATCACACCTTATTACCACAGACCCCCATTAACGAGTCACATTTTCTGGGCGTCTTAGGTATGCCAGGTATGACTGCATGGACAGGTCTAAATAAGATAGCCAATTTAAAAGAGGGTGAAACCTTATTTGTTTCGGGTGCTGCCGGCGCTGTAGGCAGTATCGTTTGTCAGTTAGGTAAATTGATGGGAGCAAAAGTCATCGCTTCTGTAGGCAGCGATGATAAAGCACAACACCTTAGCAAATTAGGTGTTGATGCCGTCATTAACTACAAGACAACAAAGGACTTGAGCCAGTCACTGAGTGATGCGGCTCCACAAGGTATTGATGTCTATTTTGAAAACGTCGGTGGCGAGCATCTCACCGCCGCACTCAATAATATGAATGACCATGGAAGAATTGCCGTTTGTGGCATGATCTCTCAGTACAATGATACGACACCGACTCCAGGTCCGAATAACCTGGCTATGATCATCATCAAGAAGCTAAAAATCGAAGGCTTTATCGTATTCGAACATTGGGATAGCTATCCGCAATTTGCCAAAAAGATGGGTCAATGGCTTGCTACTGATGCCATCAAAGCTGAGCAAACTGTTTATGAAGGGCTTGAAAAAGCACCTGAAGCGTTCATCGGTTTATTCGAAGGAAAAAACCGAGGAAAAATGCTAGTAAGCCTCAAATAA
- a CDS encoding M48 family metallopeptidase: MENQLKYLNGYRQEIQDQVSSLLENDKLQSVLLSRHPHIHDIRSDKALYDYTMAIKNRYLRKSQPLAKIQYDDKISLTHQALGLHSFVSRAQGRKTKAKNEIRISSRLKRVPESLLRMVVVHELAHLKEKDHNKAFYQLCCHMEGDYHQLEFDLRLLLTLVDSGIDMEW, translated from the coding sequence ATGGAAAATCAGCTTAAATATCTAAACGGCTACCGCCAAGAAATACAAGATCAAGTATCTAGCTTACTAGAAAATGATAAGTTACAGTCTGTGCTGCTCAGTCGTCATCCGCATATCCACGATATCCGTAGTGATAAAGCACTATACGATTACACTATGGCGATAAAAAATCGTTATCTGCGTAAGTCTCAGCCACTTGCCAAAATACAGTACGATGACAAGATCTCTTTAACCCATCAAGCACTGGGTTTGCACTCTTTTGTCTCTAGAGCTCAAGGGCGTAAGACAAAAGCCAAAAATGAAATACGAATTTCTTCCCGGTTGAAGCGCGTACCTGAGTCATTACTACGCATGGTCGTCGTGCATGAGCTCGCGCACCTTAAAGAGAAAGATCACAACAAGGCATTTTACCAGCTGTGCTGTCATATGGAGGGCGACTATCACCAACTAGAGTTTGACCTCAGGCTGTTACTGACCTTAGTTGATAGCGGCATTGATATGGAGTGGTGA
- a CDS encoding MarR family winged helix-turn-helix transcriptional regulator, whose protein sequence is MDDKQASNCLSENVCFALYTAGNALVRAYRPLLDECGLTYPQYLVMQALWLNDGVSLTQLSLATRLDLGTLTPIVKRLEVKGFLNRRIDTEDERKKVIQTTSEGLTLKQEALALKQVLLSKVSLNEAEIESLRDLCMTLIDDLNNKE, encoded by the coding sequence ATGGATGATAAACAAGCGAGCAATTGTTTGTCGGAGAATGTGTGTTTTGCCTTGTATACAGCGGGAAATGCCTTGGTTCGTGCATACCGGCCTTTGCTCGATGAGTGTGGATTAACCTATCCGCAATACTTGGTGATGCAGGCGTTATGGTTAAATGATGGAGTCAGCCTGACTCAGCTTTCATTGGCTACGCGCTTAGATTTAGGCACACTCACGCCGATAGTAAAGCGATTGGAGGTTAAGGGTTTTCTAAATCGCCGTATCGATACTGAAGATGAGCGTAAAAAAGTGATACAAACCACTTCAGAAGGACTGACATTGAAGCAGGAAGCGCTAGCCCTTAAACAGGTACTGCTGAGTAAAGTTTCACTCAATGAGGCCGAAATTGAATCACTGAGAGACTTGTGTATGACACTTATCGACGATCTTAATAACAAAGAGTAA
- a CDS encoding DUF3010 family protein produces the protein MRVCGVELKGGEAVISLLSYEGETYNVPDCRQQSFIISHSETTESIRDFQFAFKKLMEDYAIDKVVIIAREQKGKLAGSATSFKAEAAIQLIELPVILISPVTVKERLKRNPPQVDFEGLGLKRFQQSAFDAAYAYHNQHIFNVWGNEQTDS, from the coding sequence ATGAGAGTTTGTGGCGTAGAATTAAAAGGCGGCGAAGCGGTAATTAGCTTATTGAGCTACGAAGGCGAAACCTACAATGTACCAGATTGTCGCCAGCAGTCATTTATCATTTCACATTCAGAAACAACAGAGTCTATTCGTGACTTCCAGTTTGCATTCAAGAAGCTGATGGAAGATTATGCTATAGATAAAGTCGTGATCATTGCGCGTGAACAGAAGGGCAAACTTGCAGGCAGTGCCACCAGCTTTAAAGCTGAAGCTGCGATCCAGTTAATTGAGCTGCCAGTTATCTTAATTTCGCCAGTGACAGTCAAAGAACGTCTAAAGCGTAACCCACCTCAAGTTGATTTTGAAGGATTGGGCCTAAAGCGCTTCCAACAATCAGCGTTTGATGCGGCTTATGCTTACCATAACCAACATATTTTTAATGTTTGGGGTAATGAGCAGACAGACAGCTAA
- the nrdD gene encoding anaerobic ribonucleoside-triphosphate reductase — translation MPVVIKRDGYRTPFDETRIRDAVSAAANSAGIDDKAYAAQVANVIASSVSMREEIDIHDLQDLVENQLMEGPYKSLARVYIEYRHDRDLHRETSSRLNQEIRGLVEQSNAALMNENANKDSKVIPTQRDLLAGIVAKHYATRHILPKDVVAAHEAGEIHYHDLDYAPFFPMFNCMLIDLSGMLTQGFKMGNAEIETPKSISTATAVTAQIIAQVASHIYGGTTINRIDEVLAPFVAKSYDKQYQLALDWGITDAKAFATAQTEKECHDAFQSLEYEVNTLHTANGQTPFVTFGFGLGTSWESRLIQASMMKVRIAGLGKNRKTAVFPKLVFAIRDGINHKVGDCNYDIKKLALKCASTRMYPDILNYEQVEKVTGSFKTPMGCRSFLGTYEEEGELVHEGRNNLGVVSLNLPRVALESGGDEAEFYRILDQRLVIARKALDTRIERLEGVKARVAPILYMEGACGVRLRADEEISTIFKNGRASISLGYIGLHETINALYGTDKHVYDSELLREKAIAIIEYMKAATLKWKEETGYAFSLYSTPSENLCSRFCHIDTKRFGVVKGVTQKGYYTNSFHLDVEKQVNPYDKLDFEQPYPALTNGGFICYGEYPNMQNNLEALEDVWDYSYSRVPYYGTNTPIDECYDCGYTGEFECASKGFTCPKCGNHEPSRVSVTRRVCGYLGSPDARPFNFGKQEEVKRRVKHL, via the coding sequence ATGCCAGTGGTTATTAAGCGGGATGGTTACCGCACGCCTTTTGACGAAACAAGGATTAGAGATGCAGTATCAGCTGCAGCTAACTCGGCAGGTATTGATGATAAAGCCTATGCGGCCCAGGTCGCGAATGTAATTGCGAGCAGTGTGTCTATGCGTGAAGAGATAGATATTCACGATCTACAAGACCTCGTTGAAAATCAGCTGATGGAAGGGCCTTATAAATCCCTTGCACGTGTTTATATCGAGTATCGCCATGACAGAGATCTGCATCGTGAAACGAGCAGTCGATTAAACCAAGAGATCCGTGGCTTAGTTGAGCAAAGTAATGCTGCTTTAATGAACGAAAATGCCAATAAAGATTCCAAAGTGATCCCAACTCAAAGGGATCTGCTCGCGGGTATTGTGGCCAAACATTATGCCACTCGACATATTCTGCCAAAAGATGTGGTCGCGGCACATGAGGCTGGCGAAATTCATTACCATGATCTGGATTACGCACCTTTCTTCCCTATGTTCAACTGTATGCTGATCGATCTCAGTGGCATGCTGACTCAAGGGTTTAAGATGGGTAATGCCGAGATTGAGACGCCTAAGTCTATCTCGACAGCGACCGCAGTAACGGCTCAAATCATTGCGCAAGTCGCCAGTCATATCTATGGCGGCACGACTATCAACAGAATTGACGAAGTCCTCGCACCATTCGTAGCTAAGAGCTATGACAAGCAATATCAGTTAGCACTGGACTGGGGCATTACCGATGCTAAAGCGTTTGCAACGGCTCAGACAGAAAAAGAGTGTCATGATGCTTTCCAGTCGTTGGAATATGAGGTCAACACCTTACATACCGCAAACGGCCAGACACCGTTTGTTACCTTCGGTTTTGGTTTAGGCACTTCATGGGAGTCTCGACTCATTCAAGCGTCGATGATGAAGGTGCGTATTGCAGGTCTAGGTAAGAACCGTAAGACGGCAGTTTTCCCTAAATTGGTATTTGCTATTCGTGATGGCATCAACCACAAGGTTGGCGATTGCAATTATGATATCAAAAAGTTAGCCCTAAAGTGTGCCTCTACTCGCATGTACCCAGACATTCTTAACTACGAGCAAGTGGAAAAGGTGACGGGATCATTTAAGACCCCTATGGGGTGTCGAAGCTTCTTGGGAACCTATGAAGAAGAGGGTGAGTTAGTCCATGAAGGACGTAACAATTTAGGCGTAGTCAGCCTCAACTTACCAAGAGTTGCGCTAGAGTCAGGCGGTGATGAAGCTGAGTTTTATCGTATTTTAGATCAACGCTTAGTGATTGCGCGTAAGGCATTAGATACCCGTATTGAGCGTTTGGAAGGGGTTAAAGCCCGTGTCGCTCCTATTTTATATATGGAAGGGGCTTGTGGGGTAAGATTGCGCGCCGATGAAGAGATCTCAACCATCTTTAAAAATGGCCGTGCCTCGATTTCTCTTGGATATATTGGTTTACATGAAACCATTAATGCGCTTTATGGCACTGACAAGCATGTCTATGACAGTGAGCTATTAAGAGAAAAGGCGATAGCTATCATTGAGTACATGAAAGCTGCAACCTTGAAGTGGAAAGAAGAGACTGGCTATGCGTTTAGCTTATACAGCACGCCGAGTGAAAACTTATGTAGTCGTTTCTGTCACATAGATACTAAACGTTTTGGCGTGGTTAAAGGGGTTACTCAAAAAGGTTATTACACCAATAGCTTCCATCTTGATGTAGAGAAGCAAGTGAATCCCTACGACAAGTTGGATTTTGAGCAGCCATATCCTGCATTAACCAATGGTGGCTTTATTTGTTACGGAGAGTATCCGAATATGCAGAATAATCTTGAAGCCTTAGAGGATGTGTGGGACTACAGCTACAGTCGCGTGCCATATTACGGCACCAATACACCGATTGATGAGTGTTATGACTGTGGTTATACCGGCGAATTCGAATGTGCCAGTAAAGGGTTTACCTGTCCTAAGTGTGGCAATCATGAGCCAAGCCGAGTCTCAGTAACCCGTCGAGTATGTGGATACCTAGGTAGCCCAGATGCGAGACCATTTAACTTTGGCAAGCAAGAAGAAGTTAAGCGACGGGTTAAACACTTATAA
- a CDS encoding substrate-binding periplasmic protein has protein sequence MVFIYDFLFMAMRLNHLVKALMALLLLLSLSTNAETLTIASSEGPPHTINDIHHGIDLDIVEAVLMRLGYDVDYQFMGLKRAQHELKMGHVDVTAPTFMQSDIEGSFTSAPIVQYQPMVFSLKSSKLTPISILDMQGHSVATFQGAPGYFGADFIELAKGKQYKEITDMAAIPELLAKARYDFAVLDKYIFYYFYRLNDKSRDVSIFTEHRLIPAVAASASFHDAAIRDAFNNELPEFLNSEECKQIFERYLGSALLSLEPNRQELRFN, from the coding sequence ATGGTTTTCATCTATGACTTTTTATTTATGGCAATGAGATTAAATCACTTAGTGAAGGCATTGATGGCTCTGCTGCTTTTACTCTCTTTATCAACGAATGCTGAGACACTCACTATTGCTTCTAGTGAGGGGCCGCCCCATACCATTAATGATATTCACCACGGTATAGACTTAGACATTGTTGAAGCTGTGCTCATGCGTCTTGGCTATGATGTAGATTATCAGTTTATGGGGCTCAAACGAGCACAGCATGAATTGAAGATGGGTCATGTTGATGTGACTGCGCCTACCTTTATGCAATCTGATATCGAGGGAAGTTTTACCTCTGCACCGATAGTGCAATATCAACCTATGGTGTTCTCCTTGAAATCAAGCAAGCTAACGCCAATTTCAATCCTTGATATGCAAGGTCATAGCGTAGCGACTTTTCAAGGTGCGCCGGGTTACTTTGGTGCTGACTTTATTGAGTTAGCTAAGGGAAAACAATATAAAGAGATAACAGATATGGCTGCAATACCTGAGTTGTTAGCCAAAGCCAGATATGATTTTGCTGTCCTCGATAAATATATCTTTTATTACTTCTATCGACTCAATGACAAAAGTCGAGATGTCAGTATTTTTACAGAACATAGGTTGATCCCAGCCGTTGCGGCAAGCGCTTCCTTTCATGATGCTGCGATCAGAGATGCTTTTAATAACGAATTACCAGAATTTTTAAACAGTGAAGAGTGCAAACAGATATTTGAGCGTTACTTAGGTTCTGCACTTTTGAGTTTGGAGCCTAATAGGCAAGAGTTGAGGTTTAATTAA
- a CDS encoding sugar phosphate isomerase/epimerase family protein produces the protein MTMLPKIGIQLCSVNNELREDLVQTLTLLSAMGFEGVEFAGEFGQFIDDPKGLKRLLDTLGLESCGAHIQLSQFTAESIEGQLKFYRDLGVKLLIVAWDERAWSATNLYELIDELNQLHSRILAYGFQLGFHNHQHEFDQFEQATFWDVIAQSTPQNFVMQMDVGWLVYAGKDPIEYVERFPGRTHSTHYKAKMKQGISSNGLISLLGANTDSWLRLLSANIRVGGTQWIVIEHNECLETRLSYDVIGQAKSQLDKLMKSL, from the coding sequence GTGACAATGTTACCTAAGATTGGTATTCAACTTTGTTCAGTTAACAATGAGCTGAGAGAAGATTTAGTGCAAACATTAACCTTGCTTAGCGCGATGGGTTTTGAAGGGGTTGAGTTTGCAGGTGAGTTTGGTCAATTTATCGATGATCCTAAGGGATTAAAACGTTTACTCGATACCTTAGGATTAGAGTCCTGTGGAGCGCATATTCAACTGTCGCAATTTACCGCAGAAAGCATTGAAGGACAGCTTAAGTTCTATCGAGATCTCGGTGTAAAGCTATTGATTGTTGCATGGGATGAGCGTGCTTGGAGCGCAACAAATTTATATGAGCTGATTGACGAGTTAAATCAATTACACTCCCGTATTCTTGCTTATGGTTTTCAACTTGGCTTTCACAATCACCAGCATGAATTTGATCAATTTGAACAGGCTACATTTTGGGATGTGATTGCTCAATCGACTCCCCAAAACTTTGTCATGCAGATGGATGTGGGCTGGTTAGTCTATGCAGGCAAAGATCCTATTGAATATGTTGAGCGCTTTCCTGGCAGGACACATTCCACCCATTACAAAGCAAAAATGAAGCAAGGCATTTCAAGTAATGGGTTGATATCATTGTTAGGCGCAAACACAGATAGTTGGTTGAGGTTGCTGAGTGCCAATATAAGAGTTGGAGGTACTCAGTGGATTGTGATTGAGCACAATGAATGTCTAGAAACGCGATTGTCATATGATGTTATAGGCCAGGCAAAATCTCAGTTAGATAAGCTAATGAAATCCCTCTAG